From one Sporohalobacter salinus genomic stretch:
- a CDS encoding complex I subunit 5 family protein, which yields MIDLGLIPIFLVMFPLIGIGLGYLTKRYSLWAVVSTMANLVLTVYLFKPMSSGKIIKEVYNFSVFPTGLYFKIDLLGYIFLIIVSFVWTLVTIYSLSYMEGENRSRYYIFLLATLSSMMGIFVTGDFFSLLLFFEMMTISSYVLVVHNEDEEAHYGGNYYLYMGIGGGMLILWGAVLTYGFTGSVMIESALFQLSQLGVIKYVIAVMMIVGFGVKAGMFPVHIWLPKAHPVAPSPASALLSGIIIKAGIYGILRVVTTLYWPMDNVQGIITLQNIGFGLIIIGAITMFSGMICALFQWNVKRILAYSSVSQMGYILMGIGVVGYLGMDGTLGFAGAVYHIINHALFKSSAFLIIGAICFVTHEMNLKKLSGMGRNYPVLMIGFIVTLFGISGIPGFNGYASKTLIHHSLLEAFHLHHSFWILTAEKVFIITSAGTLCYFLKIFYYLFIKEKEITEEKLVDMSFLIQLVTSIFAICIFVLGLMPELVTKTLLKPLYQTHNLNLTIIKHIHFWSFGTLWDSISYLLFGIVIFILAVRGSWFEYSLPKIISIERVWSKFLDYYFTKYKRLIKIINDIQITFDNSLTIICNSLVKIDRNPEGNRSILTIQSIDFSKLVVALMLVIVLLWFIIYELIKYNIYVL from the coding sequence ATGATAGATTTAGGGTTGATACCGATATTTTTAGTTATGTTTCCTTTAATAGGAATTGGTTTGGGTTATTTAACTAAAAGGTATTCACTCTGGGCAGTAGTAAGTACAATGGCTAATCTTGTTTTGACTGTCTATCTTTTTAAGCCTATGTCAAGCGGTAAAATAATTAAAGAAGTTTATAATTTTTCTGTTTTCCCTACTGGTCTTTATTTTAAAATAGATTTGCTAGGTTATATTTTTCTTATAATTGTTTCTTTTGTTTGGACTTTAGTTACTATTTATTCATTATCTTATATGGAAGGAGAAAATAGATCTAGATATTATATTTTTTTACTTGCAACTTTATCTTCGATGATGGGGATATTTGTGACCGGAGATTTTTTTAGTCTTTTATTATTCTTTGAGATGATGACAATATCTTCTTATGTATTAGTAGTACATAATGAAGATGAAGAAGCTCATTATGGTGGGAATTATTACTTGTATATGGGGATAGGCGGTGGAATGTTAATTTTATGGGGCGCTGTCTTAACCTATGGTTTTACTGGTAGTGTAATGATCGAATCAGCACTTTTTCAGTTAAGTCAATTGGGAGTTATAAAATATGTAATTGCTGTTATGATGATTGTAGGTTTTGGAGTTAAAGCAGGTATGTTTCCAGTTCATATTTGGTTGCCGAAAGCTCATCCAGTAGCTCCTAGTCCAGCTAGTGCATTATTATCAGGAATTATCATTAAAGCTGGTATTTACGGAATTTTAAGAGTAGTAACAACTCTTTATTGGCCGATGGACAATGTACAGGGAATAATCACATTGCAGAATATTGGATTTGGCTTAATTATAATCGGAGCAATTACTATGTTTTCAGGAATGATTTGTGCTTTATTTCAATGGAATGTTAAGCGGATATTAGCTTATTCCAGTGTTAGTCAGATGGGTTATATTTTAATGGGCATTGGGGTAGTTGGTTATTTGGGGATGGATGGTACTTTAGGGTTTGCTGGAGCTGTCTATCATATTATTAACCATGCTCTCTTTAAAAGTAGTGCTTTTTTAATCATTGGAGCTATTTGCTTTGTTACTCATGAAATGAACTTAAAGAAATTAAGTGGAATGGGACGAAATTATCCTGTTTTAATGATAGGATTCATAGTAACTTTATTTGGAATTAGTGGGATTCCTGGCTTTAATGGCTATGCTAGTAAAACATTGATTCATCATAGCTTATTGGAAGCTTTTCATTTGCACCATAGTTTCTGGATTTTAACAGCTGAGAAAGTCTTTATTATTACTAGTGCAGGGACACTTTGTTACTTTCTTAAAATTTTCTATTATCTGTTTATAAAAGAAAAAGAAATAACAGAAGAGAAGTTGGTTGATATGTCTTTCTTAATTCAATTAGTGACTTCTATTTTTGCAATTTGTATTTTTGTTTTGGGGCTTATGCCTGAATTAGTAACAAAGACATTACTTAAGCCATTATATCAAACTCATAATTTAAACCTAACTATAATAAAACATATTCACTTTTGGAGTTTTGGGACGCTTTGGGATAGTATTTCTTATCTTTTATTTGGAATTGTTATCTTTATATTGGCTGTTAGGGGTTCTTGGTTTGAATATAGCTTGCCGAAAATAATAAGTATTGAAAGAGTTTGGAGCAAATTTTTAGATTACTATTTTACTAAATATAAAAGATTAATAAAAATAATAAATGATATTCAGATTACATTTGATAATTCCTTAACTATAATCTGTAATTCGTTAGTAAAGATTGATCGTAATCCGGAGGGAAATAGGAGTATATTAACTATTCAAAGTATTGATTTTTCTAAATTAGTTGTTGCGT